One genomic window of Gordonia westfalica includes the following:
- a CDS encoding endonuclease domain-containing protein produces the protein MKYGITPEEYAAAMNRGCDICGERVGALHIDHDHSCCPPRSKQWRTCGQCVRGFLCGSCNRGLGLLKDDPNVLRSAIEYLGRKA, from the coding sequence CTGAAGTACGGAATCACCCCGGAGGAGTACGCGGCCGCGATGAATCGGGGCTGCGACATCTGCGGCGAGCGCGTGGGGGCGCTACATATCGACCATGACCACAGCTGCTGCCCTCCACGGAGTAAGCAGTGGCGAACCTGCGGGCAGTGCGTCCGCGGATTCCTCTGCGGATCGTGCAACCGCGGATTGGGCCTACTGAAGGATGACCCGAACGTGCTGCGAAGCGCGATCGAGTACCTCGGTCGAAAGGCCTAG
- a CDS encoding tape measure protein, translated as MGSEALQLAQRGVPIYDLIAKSIGKTTAEVRTLGEEGKISFDQVVTAINQGTGNLAKEMGETLPAKLANFRTAMGRLSAAGMEPFLLRAKGGVVGLTEAVNDLTPKMKDFALAADAKIFDQWVPQLKGLYATLEGSGALDRAAETFTALWDSLMELGPAARTIGAALAEASASLGVGGWQVFLATVQTASGFCKDSPRCFRLSAISWRRIRVTSPQRSRRGWRSEPCPQSWGASRRRSARCIRESVVSERRSAVCVRQSATSPTPIGPRLATSGRRTRSSRRPAPISASLCQRGNGRFRRTQRTTWGGRWTVCGIGRPFEYRAHGWCRISDDGAQAHADATQKAKAQSQAVKELAESQRLMGRFP; from the coding sequence ATGGGCTCGGAGGCGTTGCAGCTGGCCCAGCGCGGCGTGCCGATCTATGACCTCATTGCGAAGTCGATCGGCAAGACGACTGCCGAGGTCCGCACCCTCGGCGAAGAGGGCAAGATCTCGTTCGACCAGGTCGTCACGGCGATCAACCAGGGCACCGGCAACCTCGCGAAGGAGATGGGCGAGACCCTTCCCGCGAAGCTCGCCAACTTCCGGACCGCGATGGGCCGCCTGTCGGCTGCGGGCATGGAGCCGTTCCTTCTCCGCGCCAAGGGCGGCGTTGTCGGCCTGACCGAAGCAGTAAACGATCTCACCCCGAAGATGAAGGATTTCGCGCTCGCCGCGGACGCCAAGATCTTCGACCAGTGGGTGCCGCAGCTCAAGGGTCTGTATGCAACCCTCGAGGGCTCGGGAGCTCTTGATCGAGCGGCCGAAACCTTTACGGCGCTGTGGGATTCACTGATGGAACTCGGTCCTGCAGCGCGTACGATTGGGGCGGCACTCGCGGAAGCGTCTGCGTCGCTCGGCGTCGGCGGCTGGCAGGTGTTCCTGGCGACGGTCCAGACGGCGTCGGGATTCTGCAAGGACTCGCCCCGGTGCTTCAGACTGTCGGCGATCTCATGGAGGCGCATCCGGGTTACGTCACCGCAGCGCTCGCGGCGTGGTTGGCGTTCCGAACCGTGCCCGCAATCCTGGGGCGCGTCACGACGGCGCTCGGCCCGATGCATACGGGAATCAGTCGTGTCGGAACGGCGTTCGGCGGTGTGCGTCCGGCAATCGGCAACTTCACCGACGCCTATCGGACCTCGCTTGGCTACATCCGGCAGGCGAACCCGCAGCTCTCGACGGCCGGCGCCCATATCCGCGTCCTTGTGCCAACGCGGGAATGGCCGCTTCCGGCGGACTCAGCGCACTACGTGGGGCGGCCGGTGGACTGTCTGCGGCATTGGGCGGCCCTTTGAATATCGCGCTCATGGCTGGTGCCGCATATCTGATGATGGCGCGCAGGCTCACGCCGATGCGACGCAGAAGGCGAAGGCTCAGTCGCAGGCGGTGAAGGAGCTTGCGGAGTCCCAGAGGCTGATGGGCCGCTTTCCGTGA